The sequence CGCACAATTAATCCCATACGAAATTCGTGAGAAGGCGGAGGCGCTGCTAGCTGCACACGACCCAAAATTCAAAGTCGGCCTTTTTAAAAATCGTAAAAAAATTGAAGCAGAAAGAAGAGAGCGATTAACCCTTTTTTATCAGGTGTTGCAAGAGAAAACCGAAGTCGGCTTAGAGTGGAAATTACGAGACAAACTATCGGAATTCTTAAAGCCTTATGTATCTGTTACTTTTTCAGAAGCTATTTTTCAAGAGCAATTTCAGCCGGAATCTTTGCTGAAGCTGATCAATGAAGGTGCAACAGTAAATAATGATTACTTGCTTGTATACTGTGATCAGGTGTCGGCGTCGATCAAGAAAATGTACCGACAACATTATAAGCAGAAATGGCAACAATTATCTGCAGACATTTTTGAACCGATTAATGAAGAGCTTACAGAATTAGAGACAAACATGCAACAGGTTGATTCCTATCAAAAATTACAGCAAGAACGTGATTACTTAGAACAGCAATTCCAACAATATAAGACAAAACTAGAGTCATTGTTAACGAATGAAAGTAAAGAGGATCTTGCAAATTGTAAAAAAATCGAGGAGGCACTTCAAGAAAGTCAATCCTATCGAGTCCAGGAATTAGCTGATGCAACAACGAAAAATGCAAAAACGGATTCAAACGAAGAAACTGAAGTAAACGAAGAGTCCATAACGCTTCTCTCGCACAATGATACTGTTAAAGATGTCAACGAAGCAGCTTCACTTTTAGCTACAGTGGATGGCTTGGACTCATTACGTAATGACTTATTAAGAAAAAAGGATCGTCTCGAAAATCGTTTATTTACCATTGCGTTATTCGGAGCATTCAGCGCTGGTAAATCATCGTTTGCCAATGCACTGATAGGAGAGAAAGTCTTACCAGTTTCTCCTAATCCGACCACTGCTGCAATCAACAAAATTAGTCCGACGAGAGAGCAGTATAAGCATAAAGAAGTACTGGTAGTAATGAAGCAGGAGGATGAATTACTTCAGGATGTCAAGGCAATAACAGACCAGGATTTTCGAACATTGCGAGAAGCTTATAAATGGATTAACAAAACGAAGCTTGCTGCATTAGATATTGCTGATCAACACCAGTCATTCCTGCAAGCTATTCATCAAGGATACCCTGACATGGAAGGTCATATCGGTTCAGCTTATACGATCGGCTATGATGATTTTCAACGATATGTAAGAGAGGAATCAATTGCTTGTTTTGTTAAAGAGATGGAGCTTTTTTATGATTGTGCGCTAACTAGACAGAATATCTCGTTGGTTGATACACCAGGTGCTGATTCTGTTAATGCACGTCATACAGATTTAGCTTTTTCTTACATTAAAAATGCAGATGCCATTTTGTTTGTTACGTATTATAACCACCCATTCTCAAAGCCTGATCAACAATTCCTCGAGCGATTAGGAAGTGTCAAGGATGCATTTGAATTAGATAAAATGTTCTTCATCATTAATGCGATTGATCTTGCTAAAGATGAGACGGAACAACAGCTGGTAATGAATTACGTCCGAAAGCAATTACAACAATTTCAGTTAAAGAACCCAAGAATGTTTGCTGTATCTAGTAAGTCGGCAATCGAACACAAGGACGAAATAACTGGATTTCCGCAATTCGAGCAACGCTTTTATCGCTTTGTCAAAGAAGATTTAGCACAAATGAACATGCGTTCCATCTATACAGATATGCAACGAGCTCATGGTCTGGTTTCGAATTGGCTAACCTTTATTAATGGTGACCAGAAGGAAAAAGAACGTTTCATTGCGCAGCATACTCAACATCAGACTGATATTAACACGATTATCACAAATCGTAATAGCGAAGCCTATTACGAACAGATTGACCAGAAGCTGCAGAAACAAATCTTTTATGTAATTCAACGACTATCGATCCAATTTACGGATGTATTTAAGAATCATATTCATCCCGGAGTTATTCAATCCAATGGACGAAAAGGAAAAAAAGAACTGGAAAAGGGCCTGGATTACTTAATGAAAGAATTAAATCAGAGGTTTTTACATGAATTCCAAGCGATTGTAATTCGACTGGAACAAGTTTTTCAGCAATCCTTACAACAATTACATGTAGATGTACAAAAAGAAGCAAAACAAGTAGATCCAGTGTTTTCCTTCTCGCAACTTGAAAACGTGGATCTAGTACAGCCAAAAATAGAGGAAAAGGGGATTCAGCTAGACCAGCGTTCCATTGAACAATGGGCAAATCAATATAAAGATTCGAAAACATTCTTTGCGCAAGGTGGCAGGGATCAATTACAGGAACAAATAACTCCTGTTCTGATGGAACAATGGAAAGTAGCAGCAGAAGAGAAAAAGGATCAATTAAGCAGGTTTTATTATGATCAATGGCTGCAGTTTGACCAAGACCTTTGGGCTGAATATATTACTGAGATGAATGCATATTATCAGCAAATTATTGATGGTCAAGCGCAATCTGAACAAAATAAAGAAGAATTGCTGGTGGTTGAACAACAGATTTCAAGTATTCTTCAATCTAAGTATATAATGTAAGTGCATTTTGTTCTAGGCAGAACGCATATAAGTACAGTCACAGAAGCCATCATGCGGATCATGAATGTGGATTATTATAATATGGATTATGTAGACGGAACACTGTAATTAAAAGTAGTTTATATTGATACTCTTTATGTCAATTAGGAGTGGGCGGGTTATGCTCGATTTTTCTAATCAGTCAAGAAAGTATAAAAGTGCAGTTACAGCAGTAATCATATGGAAAATGAAGCTGACTTCCTATAATATGGGTTATGTTAACTAGCCATCGCTAGCCAAGCATCCATATTGGATATTTAATGTGCTAGAATACCGCTTCGACCAACCACTCCGCGTCCTGCGGGGCACGGCTGAAGCTAGGCTACTACTTGCGTTACTTCATTGCTGCCTTGCACCGAGGAAGCCTACTTCGAAGCATTACTAGTAGACACAGGTGCAGACGTTGTGGATCTTCAGCACCTGCCTGTCCCGCGGGAGTCTACGTGGTTGGCCTACGCTAGGATGTTTGCTCTACAACTTTTGGAATTGCTAGCATATTGATTGCACCATAAATAACAGCTTTTGAATAACATAATGCCTAGAACCACTGCTTTTAGCTGTACCGTAAGTTGTAGCACTTCCCATAAGCGTAGGAAATAGGCGGAGACTCCCGTGGGATCAGCGCGAGCTGAAGATCCACTTAGGAAAGAAAAGAATTTTCTTTCCTAAGTTAGCTGAAGCCGTGCCCCACAGGACGCGAGCCTATTTCCGGAGCTTTGCTAAGCAGATAATGTATATCAAAATGAGTATTTTGGTATACAGCCCTAGTTGACATAATCCATATTATAGGAAGTGGTTTATTGATTAAGTCAATTAGGATCGGGTGGTTTATGCCCGGTTTTTCTTAAATGAAAGAAGAAATAGTGGAAAAAACGGCATTCGCGTTGTTTTTTAGCGAGTGCCGTAGTTTTTATGCCTTAGACGTGTAAATTTAGTTGAAGTACATATTCTCACCACTAGTTTACATAATATTTATTATGTAAACTAGTCACTTTGGATAATGCTAGGTTCTTAATTGTTTGTCAGCAGTGAGAGCTTGTTAAATCCTCTAGCGATCGTTTTAGCTGTATGGCTATCTGATCCTGGTTTAAGAGGAATACCTTTTTGTGAAGCGAGATCAACGATAGCTTGAGGGGGATACAGTTCCAAACATTCCTCTTTGTACAAGCCGGCAGTGTTCACATCAAGCTCTAATTTATTTTTTTTCATTATGTCTAACAATCGTTCAATCGTGAATTGGTACCCTTGATCGACTGCATATTTACGCTGATATTTGTGAATTAAAGTTAAATGCCCGATTCGATTGGGTTTGTAAGGGCCCAGATCAGCAACTATCGCTTTTTCCAAAGTCTGATAATACCTGTCATATACTGCTTCAACACTGCCAAATAATTGAATGATCCGAGCGAATTCTTCAACACTAAAGTCTACACATACATAATCGTCCATATTTGTTTTTAGCATATGAACGGAAAGGATCGAGTCATCGATCACAGATCCATAATCATTCAAAAAGCTGGTTATTGCTGATTCATAACCTTCGATATAATCTAACTCAAAGCCTAAATTTATCTTTAGCTGAGATTGATAATCTTTTTTTACTTTTTCGATAGTTTGTATATATTGGTCGAGATCAGCCCACTTCATGGCACTGTCCTTATCTGGTGTAGGATCAGAGAAAGATTTTGGAAGAGGTGCATGCTCAGTAAAACTCAATTCCGTTAAGCCTTTAGTAATGGCTTGTTCAATATAAGCTTCGATTTTGTCGTTAGAACCGTGCGGACAAAATGCGGTATGTACATGGTAATCACCATTTATATTCATTATATACCTCCTTTTGTTTCAAATGTTCTTTCTATTGTATACGGTTTAATCAAAAATGAAAAGCATTTATTGACAAAACAACAAAGCTTATGGTAATGTATAATCAACCAAACACTTTACTGCGGTAGAGTGGTAAAACGATAAAGCGTAATAGGATGTGAACTTACATGTTTTTACCAGCAGGTAGCCAGGACGAAACAGGAAATCAAATATCAAATCGGTTACGCGCTTCAGAGATCTTTCGGCTTGTAACCAAAAAACGCAATTTCAAATCAATTTCTACACCGGTTGTAGAATATGCAGATACCTTCACTAACGAGGTTGCAGGTATGGACCTTCATTCCATGCTGAAATGGTTTAATGGGGAAGGTGAGATCGAAGTATTGAGACCGGACTGGACTGCAGCTGTTGCACGGGCGATTGCTGGCCAACATCCATCGGAACAAAAATGGTCGTATCAAGGCAGTGTTTTTCGGTTTGATACAGAAGAAACAGAAAGTCGTCAAGCTGGTATAGAGATTGTGCATGCTGATCGTTTCTTCGGGGAAGCAGAAAGTCTTCTGACAGCTGTCGCTTATTTAAAAAATTTAGCCATCGATTCGTATGTGATTGAGCTTGGCCATACTGGCATTTTTGAAACATTAATAGCAGGTTATTCTTTTTCAGATAAAGAGATTGAAAAGTTGTTACAAGCGATGCATGATAAACGGGCTGATGTAGTCGAAGAGATTGTGACACAGGCAGGTCATCAACAGCTAGCAGATGCATTGCTTGCTTTAATAGACGCTTACGGTTCCAAAGAAGTTATTAATGACTATCGCAAACGTTGGGCAGGTCATGATGAACTAACCGCGATATTGGCACATATAGAAAGATTAATAGATTTATTGGAAGCTTCCGGTGTTACAGAAGTCATAGTAGACCTTGGTCGTGTTAAGAATTTGCCATATTATGATGGCATTATGTTTCGTGGTTTTCTGACTAACGATGGATCAACTTGTTTTTCAGGTGGCAGATACGATCGTCTGTATGAACAATTTGAACAAAAAACATCTGCAGTAGGCCTTGCTTTTTATGTGGATGTGTTAGCGAAGCATATGAAGGCTGAAGCAGAGCCGGAAAAAATTTGTATTCTTGCTTCTCCCAAGACACATGCGATCGCTGAACAATTCCGAATGGAACTGGATGAACAGGTAGTGGATATCCAATATGAGTTGAAAGAGGGCATAAGGTACCACCGTACGTATCAAGTGGTAGAAGAGGACAATGAATATAAGGTGGTTGAACGATGAAACCAGTTATTGCATTAACAAAAGGTCGCTTAGAAAAGCAATTTTTAGAGTTTTTTGAGAATGTAGGGTTCGATGTGGAGCCATTGAAGGAAAAGGGTAGAAAGCTGCAAATCGAAACCGAAGAATTTGAAATATTTTTCGCTAAAGGTGTCGATGTTACCACATATGTGGAGAATGGTATAGCCGATATTGGCGTTGTTGGTGGGGATATTCTGATCGAGCATCAGCCGGATGTCTATAATTTATTTCCGCTTCCATTCGGTCATTGCAGAATGGCGTTAGCTACCAAAGAAGATTATCAATGGCCAGATCAGAAGAAGCGGATTGCCAGTACCTTTACCAATATTACCAAACAATATTTCAAGGAAAAAGGTGAGTCGGTAGATATTATAAGATTAGAAGGATCTGTAGAATTGGCACCGATTTTAGGTCTAGCTGACGCGATCGTCGATATCGTTGAGACTGGCACCACATTAAAAGAAAATGGGCTTGCAGTGCAGGATGAATTTTTATCTTTCAGTGCGAGATTGATTGCAAACAGGTCCTCATTGAAAATTAAGCGAAATCAATTAGTACCCGTAATCGAACGGTTTAAGGAAGGAGCGAAACAACGATGATTCCTGTATTAACAGCAGATGCTTTTTTAGAGAAAGCACAACCGGGTCGAACGAACAGTCAGGATCAGCAGCAATATTTACAAGCAGCAGCTGCTATCATTGCCGATGTACAACAGGATGGAGACAAAGCTGTCCGCTCTTACATTGAGAAGTTTGATGGTACACCGCCAAAACAATTTCTAGTAACAGAAGAAGAACGTCAGGCAGCATGGGATAAAGTCGATAACCGCGTTATCCGATCCTTGCAGCGAGCTGCTGATAATATCCGTGATTTTCACAGTAAACAAGTAATGAATTCCCGCGTTATGCAAGCAGATAGTGATATCATGGCAGGTCAACTGTACCGGCCGATTGACCGAGTAGGTATCTACGTGCCGGGTGGAACAGCTGTTTATCCTTCGTCAGTTCTAATGAATGCTATTCCAGCTGTATTAGCAGGAGTCGGTGAAGTGAATATGGTAACACCTGTAAAAGACGGAGAAGAATTAGCACCTATTCTGGCAGTTGCAGCTGATATTGCAGGAGTTAACCATATTTATCGAGTAGGTGGTGTGCAGGCGATTGCGGCACTTGCTTACGGAACAGAGTCGATTCCAAAAGTTGATAAAATAGTTGGACCAGGAAATGCTTATGTTGCAGCGGCAAAAAAATTGGTATATGGGGATGTTGGTATTGATATGATTGCAGGCCCGAGTGAAGTAGCGATCATTGCCGATCAAACAGCTAACCCTGCTTACATTGCCGCGGATTTAATTGCACAGGCTGAACATGATGTAAATGCTCGTGCTTTTCTGATAACAACATCGGAACCACTTGTAACAAACGTACAAGCTGAATTAGAAAAACAATGCAGTCAACTGCCACGTAAGGCCATTGCATCTGAATCATTAATGCAAAGAGGGGCATGTGTTATTGTGGATACCTTAGAGGAAGCTTTCCAAATTTCCAATCAAATTGCACCAGAGCACCTGGAAATACAAGTAGCAGACCCTTTGGCTTGTTTAGGAAATGTACGTCATGCTGGATCTGTTTTCTTAGGGGAATATACACCAGAAGCATTGGGAGATT is a genomic window of Gracilibacillus salinarum containing:
- a CDS encoding ATP phosphoribosyltransferase regulatory subunit, whose translation is MFLPAGSQDETGNQISNRLRASEIFRLVTKKRNFKSISTPVVEYADTFTNEVAGMDLHSMLKWFNGEGEIEVLRPDWTAAVARAIAGQHPSEQKWSYQGSVFRFDTEETESRQAGIEIVHADRFFGEAESLLTAVAYLKNLAIDSYVIELGHTGIFETLIAGYSFSDKEIEKLLQAMHDKRADVVEEIVTQAGHQQLADALLALIDAYGSKEVINDYRKRWAGHDELTAILAHIERLIDLLEASGVTEVIVDLGRVKNLPYYDGIMFRGFLTNDGSTCFSGGRYDRLYEQFEQKTSAVGLAFYVDVLAKHMKAEAEPEKICILASPKTHAIAEQFRMELDEQVVDIQYELKEGIRYHRTYQVVEEDNEYKVVER
- the hisD gene encoding histidinol dehydrogenase, translated to MIPVLTADAFLEKAQPGRTNSQDQQQYLQAAAAIIADVQQDGDKAVRSYIEKFDGTPPKQFLVTEEERQAAWDKVDNRVIRSLQRAADNIRDFHSKQVMNSRVMQADSDIMAGQLYRPIDRVGIYVPGGTAVYPSSVLMNAIPAVLAGVGEVNMVTPVKDGEELAPILAVAADIAGVNHIYRVGGVQAIAALAYGTESIPKVDKIVGPGNAYVAAAKKLVYGDVGIDMIAGPSEVAIIADQTANPAYIAADLIAQAEHDVNARAFLITTSEPLVTNVQAELEKQCSQLPRKAIASESLMQRGACVIVDTLEEAFQISNQIAPEHLEIQVADPLACLGNVRHAGSVFLGEYTPEALGDYYAGPNHVLPTSGTARFSSGLSVDDFIKKTTYLYYSQQALKQAGNDIVAIANQEELEGHGYAVRKRLEEE
- the hisJ gene encoding histidinol-phosphatase HisJ, yielding MNINGDYHVHTAFCPHGSNDKIEAYIEQAITKGLTELSFTEHAPLPKSFSDPTPDKDSAMKWADLDQYIQTIEKVKKDYQSQLKINLGFELDYIEGYESAITSFLNDYGSVIDDSILSVHMLKTNMDDYVCVDFSVEEFARIIQLFGSVEAVYDRYYQTLEKAIVADLGPYKPNRIGHLTLIHKYQRKYAVDQGYQFTIERLLDIMKKNKLELDVNTAGLYKEECLELYPPQAIVDLASQKGIPLKPGSDSHTAKTIARGFNKLSLLTNN
- the hisG gene encoding ATP phosphoribosyltransferase, producing MKPVIALTKGRLEKQFLEFFENVGFDVEPLKEKGRKLQIETEEFEIFFAKGVDVTTYVENGIADIGVVGGDILIEHQPDVYNLFPLPFGHCRMALATKEDYQWPDQKKRIASTFTNITKQYFKEKGESVDIIRLEGSVELAPILGLADAIVDIVETGTTLKENGLAVQDEFLSFSARLIANRSSLKIKRNQLVPVIERFKEGAKQR
- a CDS encoding dynamin family protein, producing MLTTSKPLADKQKLADLYHFYKVNGKKVYQEQILDYFSKWDQQMVHICFSGHFSAGKSTLINHLMSESLLPQSPIPTSANIVEIKHGEEAVIVHFKEQAPIEMKALPPMDVLHQLCTNGDEVKKIEIYKTMKDLPAGITLMDTPGIDAANDADRLMTESALHQVDTVFYVMDYNHVQSEVNASFLKQLDDMHKPYFVIINQMDKHDESEISFTDFQQSLSKVFSHWDIEPTAVYYTSMQDRVDSINQFDQVKAALQQLMTKNHHELLEETLSHGISHTVQTSVDNEQQVLDTELQQLDEQMDELELPEKSYQQLEERYKELKNENGRLENDFLHELEQTTKNAQLIPYEIREKAEALLAAHDPKFKVGLFKNRKKIEAERRERLTLFYQVLQEKTEVGLEWKLRDKLSEFLKPYVSVTFSEAIFQEQFQPESLLKLINEGATVNNDYLLVYCDQVSASIKKMYRQHYKQKWQQLSADIFEPINEELTELETNMQQVDSYQKLQQERDYLEQQFQQYKTKLESLLTNESKEDLANCKKIEEALQESQSYRVQELADATTKNAKTDSNEETEVNEESITLLSHNDTVKDVNEAASLLATVDGLDSLRNDLLRKKDRLENRLFTIALFGAFSAGKSSFANALIGEKVLPVSPNPTTAAINKISPTREQYKHKEVLVVMKQEDELLQDVKAITDQDFRTLREAYKWINKTKLAALDIADQHQSFLQAIHQGYPDMEGHIGSAYTIGYDDFQRYVREESIACFVKEMELFYDCALTRQNISLVDTPGADSVNARHTDLAFSYIKNADAILFVTYYNHPFSKPDQQFLERLGSVKDAFELDKMFFIINAIDLAKDETEQQLVMNYVRKQLQQFQLKNPRMFAVSSKSAIEHKDEITGFPQFEQRFYRFVKEDLAQMNMRSIYTDMQRAHGLVSNWLTFINGDQKEKERFIAQHTQHQTDINTIITNRNSEAYYEQIDQKLQKQIFYVIQRLSIQFTDVFKNHIHPGVIQSNGRKGKKELEKGLDYLMKELNQRFLHEFQAIVIRLEQVFQQSLQQLHVDVQKEAKQVDPVFSFSQLENVDLVQPKIEEKGIQLDQRSIEQWANQYKDSKTFFAQGGRDQLQEQITPVLMEQWKVAAEEKKDQLSRFYYDQWLQFDQDLWAEYITEMNAYYQQIIDGQAQSEQNKEELLVVEQQISSILQSKYIM